The following DNA comes from Alnus glutinosa chromosome 6, dhAlnGlut1.1, whole genome shotgun sequence.
AATAATGGTGGCGCAGTCAAATAATCGAATAAATATCCATATAGaatagttattattttattcctgGTTCTATGATGTGTATCAAATGTgacataaattcttttttaagtggaataataataatggcTTGATTCTGTAAtgtacttttatatttttgaaggTTTTGTACGTTTTGGGTTGAAGATTAAGTCTTTCATGCATTATGGTACAATTGAACATTCCACACATCCTAAACAAATATTCGATACCCGTGGATCGAACGATCAATGTTAAAGGTCGAACGTTCGAAGGTGCCCAAAATCAttgaattagggttttaattatAGTTTAAGGCTTTCGTGTTTAGGTTAGATTTTTGAAGTGATGCTTTACTATGTTAATGTGTTTCACAGTAGCAATAATCTAATATGTACGAACTTATGGATAAGCAGACAAGGTAGGTGAATACTTACAAAATTGACCTCCCTTTAATGTGTGATATGTCAACGGATTaggcatattttattttctttaatgacATGTTATAAGTCTGCtaaattttcataatattctTACAACTGTTTTAAGACAAGTATTActtatattttgaataaattaactATATTAcatgcatcgtatgacatggtatacCGGTACATGTGGTAAGACGACTATGGGCTTACTATACGGGTTTAACTCTATGGTCACAGTCTCACAGAGGTTACTTTAATGTTATGATGGGCCTTAGATCTAATAGCATCGATGTTGTTTACATGTCACTTGAGATAGCATCAACCATGTTGTGAATGAGTTAATATCCTGAGTAGACTATACAAAAAATAACTATGACtacttttctctctctatatatatataatatgtgtaCGTCATCTTTTCCCCGCATTACAAGATTAGTATTTGTTACCGGAATTATGTCAAACAactctttaaattaaatttcttttatttggcaTAATAATGGAGACTATACCTCAAATTGTGAAACTCATGTTTGTGGTTCCGTAATTATTTACATCAATTAAAGTTTATTATATAACCAGTTTcgtaataatttatttactaagtcttCAACttgcattattttatttttctcgttAAAAACCTCGGTGTGTACGATTTAGTAGGTTACTAGTACTTAAGACCGAAAATTTTGCTATGATAAAGATGCTAAATGAATGGCTCGTAATATCAAGTCTAGTTGTTTgagtttaaaaataatattgaaaaacTCCGAGTCTATaattgataatatatatgttgataattaaactaaataataaaatcaaaatcatgaTTTTTCCGCTTTTCGCACTATTTTACTATGATAAGTTGCTATGGGTAATTCCACTGGACAGTTACCAGTTAATTGATCTGGATGAACCGTCAGTAACTttcaaaattaagtaaatacAATTACCTAAGGCTAGTTTGGCaaactattttcattattcctctatttcttttcacttatttcaaaaatatcaaataaaaaacattataacttttttacactttttatatcacatcaataattgtttattattattcaaataaaaaaatccactacaaaacaaaactttttcacttttctataaaacattctcaaattttatatcacatcaatcactttttactatacaatacacaaatattccccaacccaattacttaccaaacaggcCATATTTTTTGAGtgatatgaaaaatgttaggatTTATGCCATAAAATCCAATTCGTTACGTAtggtattttagttttattaaataaagttatttatttactgATTTATTTCAATAACATTGGGCATGTTACTATTTAAATGTATGCCTTTGTTGATTAATATTTATCATGTACATGCAAAATCCACAAGTTATAATGAATACAGTTTAAGGTGGGTTAATGAGATTATTACCTAAAATACTTTAAACCATAAACTTTGTAATTTGTAAACCGTTATTCGTAGTTACTAATTAAATTTGGCATTCCATTTGACAAAATTATGTCACATCAATCATGATGATCTATTATGGTTGATGTGTTGGTTCGGATATAATGCACTCGACGGACCATGTGAGTCGTTGTTCTATCATAACGACTGCGGATATGAATATTTTGAACTCATGACTACTTATAGCATTGACTCTCAACAATGACAGGAAtatgaattcaaatttgaagtaaatgtcactttgatacatttaggtctcgtttggtttgcggattagacccatggaaaggaatagctattcctacggaatagctattcttttgtttggttgtatattatttaagggaatagttattcccacggaatagctattcctttacgaagaggaataggtattccactcaaaaaggagtggaatacctattcctttcctatgggaataaattaaattcgtcttttgcccaaaaaccccaaccttctcaacacccaagtctcttatccccctctctctctctgtttctcaactcatggtgtgttttgatacgaaattttgacaataaaatataattctgattctacttttttcagaaataaatcatattttattcaaatttttaaaaaacaaattatattttattcaactttttataaacaaatcatattttattcaattttttctaaaaagtcaaatttcaaaattcgcaaacaaaataagaatttaattctgatttcaaaaattcatcactcaagtgcaccatcaatatctttctccatctctgcaattatattctcatccctctctctctgtttctcaacccaacttaatttgttgtggggtagtctttcttcttcttcttcttcttcttttttttttttttttttttttttttttttttttttttttttttttttccctcctcctatgatttagcctacagaatgcacttagacgtagcaaaacgagtacctcttaatatcggggggactccaattgccttgcggaggtttgagaaaaattttataagcaaagaacgaatgtttgttaatgaaaaacaaataaaaaataataaattaaaaagagttttgtagatgatttatgtttttttttttttttttctttataaatcattttactttgtaagcaaagaatgaatgtttgttgctggaaaacaaataaaaaataataaaataaaaagggctttgcagatgatctattttttttatttttttatgatggtgatatgatgattatgtgtgtgtgtgtgtgtgttttttttttttttttttccttataaatcattttgtagcgtaattgtatatgaaaaaaaaaaaaaaaaaaaaaaaaaagccatgaactccatgaaattaaaaaaaaaaaaaaaaaaaaaaaacaaaaaacaaaaaaacaaaaaaggtcatagtattattgtttatgtttcttaaataaagaaaaaaaaatgtcctcaataatataaattatatttgttttataagggtattttagaaaatttgattataatatgattccattcaccaatgtattgcactgtaccaaacaaaagaatccATATGCAATATTCTATTCCACctttacaaccaaacaaaagaataggaatagttattccattccaccttcatttattcccatgaatagttattccttttcctaatggaatagacattccgcaaaccaaacgaggccttaggaGTAATACATTTCATTGTTAACATCTTGGTGTATTGGAtgatcacatgtagcattgtgggaacactaCTACTCATCAATATGGAATTCATAAtcatttgatttaatcaaaACAATAAGAAATATCTCATTGAGATAAATTTAATGGCATTGGTTATTCTTAATATCGGGCCTTGTTGTTTTGGTAAGAGTTACTAAAATTGTACGATAAAGCGAAATGAGATTTCACAAGTACGAGAATAATCAAATGAATAATTGGATACTAAAAGATAAGATGCAATTATTTAAAGTGAAATTTATTTGATGACTTTAATTCAACTATGAATTATTTTGTAGAGAGgtcaaatgaaaaatataagaagTCACTAGAagtatttgaataataaaaataaaacactagaacacaattacaattatttagtgacataaattgtaattaatagtaacTTAGGACAAGTTATGAGATGTTCGGGGCTGTTTGGTAAGTTGTGGGAAatggatgttttatttgaatagtagtaataaatgattgatgtgatatagaatttgagaatgttttatagaaaagtgaaaaagttttgttttgtagtgagtttttttatttgaatagtaataaaaaattattgatgtgatgtaaaaagtgtaaaaaagttggaatgttttttatttgatttttttgggagaagtgaaatggaaattCAAATTGTTTGGTTGGGTTACCAAACAAGCTCGAAATGTGTCGTAAGCCTATTTgagctagtttttatttttcttatacaTCATTCCCCACGCTAATTATTACCCATATTGAGCTCGAGCTAATGACACAAGCACACTAAACCCTAGTAGCCATGTATATGGGTGGTGGCTAGCATTTTTACTAGCAATTTACATTAATTTACATGTGTTTATAAATATGGAGCTTGTGTAAACATTATTTGCACAAAACTTGAGAGCCCACACTTTTGGTCATTAATCAAATATTGGGTGAATGTTTAGAGGCCTGAAACCCTAAACTCAGCCATGCGGTGTGAATTTGGTGGAGAAAATCAAATTAGCCCCTCCTGCTAAGGGGTAGCTACCTTTGCACCTATGTGAGTATCTTTTGCATACATACATGCCATGTTCATTTGAAGCTAATTCGTGGAATTCCTTATTGTGTTTTATACAcatgataataataatttgtatcAGTGTGGAACTTCATAGAAAGCACGATTTGGATTGaagtttttaaaactttatggtgcgtttggttggaataaatattcaacaTTCTAACcaggtttttattcaaaaacccaaacCCGAATCCAAGCTGAATAAAACCCACGGGccacttgaataaagtttgaattcaGTTTGGATTTCAAGGTGATGACGCGTGAATTCGAGCTGACGTTTCTGGACAAGATGCACGCTTACTTTTTTCCTCTGCTgcaatttctcttattttaatattttttaaaactcatcattttttttttcttttcaagaaaaatagaaaaatggggtggccggcgcCACCTCTGGTGGTGGCTCGCGTCCACCCCGGGTGGATTTCGAGGTGGCCCCAAAGCCACCCTTccggccacccctagggctgggggtggccgcgcgccaccccttgagccctaggggtggctttcgggccacccctggggccgagggtggccgcacggctacctccagtggtcgggggtggccgcgcggctacccccagtggcctggggTGGCTTTCTaaccaccccaaatggatttcggggtggccTTCGAGGGTCAGGGGGTGgcccgcggccacccccaagggccggGGTGGCCGACAACCACCCAAaacacactatatatatatatatatatacaaaaataaaaataaaattttagtttttcattttaatttttttttgttattctttttattctttttcaatttctaaaaattaacatttattttcataacattaattattatacacaacttttcatacagtccaattattttcaatcactttttatcattataaaacattttttttcaatcttaaaaattcaacacccaaacacatattcaaaaagaatttgaattatattcaacatccaaacatatttttattgtCTTGAAATTCGCaatcagattcagaatattattcatattcgaaatattcaacacccaaacgcaccattaggCATTCGCAAGCTTTCAATATGCATTCCTTAGTGCCATTGCtggattttttgattttttttttttttagtaaccCCAGCCACTAAAATTTGATAATCCTTGATACTTTAATATGTTCATTAACTTGTTACGACCAAGAGTGTTTTTTCACGCCTTTTTTGGCGAGACGAGGGCTCGGAGGATATAACAATTAATTCTTAAATatatatgatacgtttacaacttttatacaatttatataaaactccaataattttttattttttgtttaaaataaacaGTTAGATATGTAATATTCACGTGTAAGAAAACAGATCAAATAATtagtttaacaaaaaatttattaaaattataaacatatcatatctttCAGAGACGGGGGAGGgaggctggcaggggccatgggctcccccaatttccttgaaaaaaaaaatttcttaggttaaaaaaaaaaaatctcaaaaaaaaaaatatatatatataagctaaaaagctaaaaatttagcctattagTCCCtaccactaatttttttttaccaccggcccctgcccataaggacttctggctccgtccctgataTCTTTGATTGTTATGTCAGGAGAATTTTCCCACCCAGAAAATACCGAGTTGTCGAGGTTTCCACGTGGTATAGCTATGATTTATCGCACGTGTATTTTTTGTAGAGACAGATGGACTCACTTTCATGGGCCGGTTTGGCCTGAAAGCGTTCTAAGCCCAGGTGGGCTAATGTCAGGCTAGCAGCCCAACATTTAGTGGCCCTGTCCATTAACATACTTTACGGTCTCTGCTTTCTCTCATTGAAATTCTCTTCCTAGAACTTGCTCGTAGCATTAGAATGGTGCAGGCCAAAAATGTCATCAAAGAGGGCTACGATTCCGAGAAAGAACTTCCTCATAGCACTATCCAAGGTATGTTCTTCACGCAACTCATCATATTCAATCAAAACTGTCACTTTGCTGAGAAATCTCAGCACTGACGCTGAAAGATCAGATTTTCAAAACGCTAATGGATATTACTCAGATAATTATTTAGAATATCTGCAAAACCCTAGTGGGTATTCTGAGAATGTATACAAAACGGTGCAGTATTAAATTAGCCATTACATAATTTCAAGGATTTGGGCGGTCTCGGTGAAAAAGAAGCGACTGTCTCTTAGAGGCGGAGAGGACAATCCGGTCCCATGGCGGAGGGTTCTCACAAGCAGCCACAAGACGAGCCCTGTAGAGTCCTCGAATTCTACAGTGGCATTGGTGGCATGGTATTACGCttccaaaaccctaaaattttattcttctcttctctctatctgtgtgtgtgtgtgtgttgaatAGATTGATGCTTATTTTATGGTTTGGTTAGAGGTACTCGCTGATGAAGGCGGGCGTGAATGCGAAAGTAGTGGAAGCCTTCGATATAAACGACAAAGCCAACGATGTCTACGAGCACAACTTTGGTCACCGTCCCCATCAGGTTTTTGCTTAAATTGCTATATACTGCTTGTTTTCCTTTCAGAATTAGGATTCCAGGGTGCAACTCTGTGCTCACAATTGATAGATGCAATATTGTGCTGCTGAATTCTTTGCTAGAATGTTCATATTGATTATACTGTCTAATGCTTCATTTAAGTTAATGTAGTTTTCCACTTGATTACACATTGTAATGGTTAAAATTTGATCGTTCATCACTACCCAGTTTTGAATATTTGGTGTTAGGTTTTTAATCATCCAAGAAAATGGATTTTACTAGTCAATAGATTGAAAAATTTGTGCTTACCTAGTTTGTCTTTGAGCTGTTCCAAAAAAGGGTGGCTTCGTACTAGTCATTTTCAGCATGTTTATTTTTGTGCTTTGAGCTGCTAAAAAAATCAGGTTTTCCTAATTTCCTTTAGGCTTCAAATCGTTGGTGTTTGGCTTTTTACTTACTGTGTCAAAGAATTCTCCTTTGTTTGTCTTGTCCTAAATTTGTTGACCGGCATAGGGTAATATTCAGAGCCTGACGGCTGCTAATCTCGACAGCTATGGGGCGCATGCGTGGCTTCTTTCTCCTCCATGCCAACCTTACACTCGGCAAGGTGAGTCATTGATGCTTCTTGCTTTATggattattttgttaattggtCGATAGTTTCACAAGATATCTTATGATTAGGTCTCCAAAAGCACTCCGGTGATGCTAGGGCATTGTCTTTTCTCAAGATTCTTGAACTTATACCACATACATCACAGCCTCCAAGTATGTTATTTGTGGAAAATGTTGTTGGATTTGAGGTTTGTTCTTAACATTTTGCTCAATGcttgaattttaatttctttgcgTGGTTGCAGATATCTGTCCTTTTCTGCTCAAGTAAATCTTTTTGCTTACTTGttcaatcctttttttttctctttggttgcAGACATCTGATACGCACACTGAAATGATTGATATATTGGCAAAAACAAACTTTGTTGTACAGGAGTTCATATTGAGCCCTTTACAATTTGGCATCCCATATTCCAGGCCACGTTATTTTTGCctggtactctctctctctctctctctctctctctctctctctctctctctctctctctctcttaatttgattttattaattagagctttttatttgcatttgttattatttttaccttgctttttaaaaatagtttccTAAACTTTGGAATTGACAATTTCAGTAGGGTTTTGATTCTTAAGAAATCGGCTCAGAAAGTTGAAAGGGTTcagtttaaaattattaatcagCTTATGATAACATTGGATTAATTTATTTCTGCTTCACTCAACAAGATAGTGAGGTCGATATATGATTTGCCAAGCTATTATTGgaattatctatttttaaaaccgtcAGTTTTGAATCAAATTAGGGGCCATTGTTTGGTGCTGTGATGAAGTCTTGGGCTACCAAGTTCACATGTACGATACAAGTCTTGAGAGTGACTACTTCATGCAAAAAATGCTAAATGGTAGAACCGTGTCCAATCCACCCCTCCGAGGACCTCATTTAGGTGGGACCAGCACTGGGTAATGACCCTTAATCAGTTTTGAACCAAATTGAGTTCCAAGTTGACTGATAATTAGTCATTTAATGGACCTGGTTAGTTATTCTGATAGTACGCTTTTAGGTAAAAATTTGTATAGCAATTGGTTTtctgttgattttttttcttcttctcagaAAGTAGATTTGTGCCAATTTTATGAATTGTACTTATATAATCTTTGGCCAGAtaatttttaacttaaaaacTGAGGTAAAGGCCCctttccacatttttttttgataagttaaagGCCCCTTTCCACATATTCTGTAAAGGTGATCTTGTTGGAGATGGGTGCTCATGGGGTTGATATCTTTATTCAATGGGACTATAGAAGCTTCGATTTCACCCTTGATGGTTGAATAATCATGTTTATagatatgtattttttttttatttctcatatAAGATTTTAGTTATTCAGGATTTGAGAACTCATGTTATTCATCTTTTCAAGAGCCTTTGAGTCTATGTGTATGACCCATATTTGTTTTACTTTACAGGCAAAAAGGAAACCTTCATCTTTTCAAAATCAACTCCTCAATAACAGGCTGCTTTGGTCCCCAAGCCCATTGTTTGGGTGTGATGATAACACTGTGGCCATTGAACATGATCAATCACAAGAGAGCTGGGATAAATTGCTCCAGTCATGTGAGCCAGTAGAGAAATTTCTTGAATTCAAGAATCATAGCGACCAAATGGTTACCGAATCTGTTTTTTTGGGCAGCACCATTGTTCCTATAGATGCTTATGGAGCTCTGGAGAAAAGCGATAATGCGAATACCCATAATGATAATTCTTTAAACCAGTACCTTGTTCCATTAAGCTTGATAGAGCGGTGGGGAAATGTTATGGGTATCCTTTATTTCGTTTCCTTGTCATTATTGACATCTCCTATTCACTATGTCATTGTTTATATTGaccatctctctctttcattctctCGCTAAAGATATCCTTAAAGACTTTAGATATTGTCTATCCTGATTCAAAGCGTTGCTGTTGTTTTACCAAAAGTTATTATCGGTATGTGAAGGGGACTGGCTCACTTTTGGCTACTGTCCAGGTATGATTTCATTGAACTTGTGGATAGGTACAGAACCACATGTTTAGAGTTGGGACTACAAGTTGAGCTAATTGGATGATGCATgccccaaaagaaaaaactcaatTGCTTTcaaagctaaaaaagaaaaagacttacTGTCCATATCTTTTTAAACACTGATACACTTTTGGATGATATTTAATGACATTATtaattttagtcattttcaCCTGGCTGTACGAGTTTGATCCAAACAGTCATTTTATGGATCAACATCCTGCTTGGGTTTCAAAATATTGGGTTGGATATTTGACATGACACTTTGTGTCAAGTTCTGGTGTACGTGACAAAACTCTGAATAATTATGTTACATCTTGTTCTGTGTAGTTTGTGCAAGAAAATTCTTACTTCTTGATACTTgctcctttttaatttttttttccgctGCTGGTGTCTTTTTAATAGTATCTTGCTATGGTTTTTCTGTAGTCATGACTTGTATAAATTGGTGGGCATGCAGCCAAAGAAGAAAGGCAAATCATCTTCATTGAAGGAGCAGTGCCTCAGATTTTTTACTCCTAGGGAGGTATGTGCATTCTGTTCAATCTCTttattctcctttcttttttctttttttaattgtgaaAGATGTCTTCCCCTCCCCCCAAAATTAGGTTGCTAATCTACATTATTTTCCGGAAGACTTTCACTTTCCGCAGCACATAAGTCTTAGACAACGGTAtgtctatatataatatttatacagatttttttttttttttggtggaaaaaatggaaattgaatCTTTGTTCACCGCTGATGAACCGGAGTTTGCTATATCTGCAAAATCAGCTACCACCTTTAAAAAGATCATTGTAGAAGATGGTCTTGAAATAATATGCTAAATGATTCAGTTGCTTTTGCTGCAGGTATGCATTGCTGGGTAACAGTTTAAGTATAGCAGTGGTTGCTCCCTTACTCCGATATttatttgaggaaccacctGTTCAAAACATGCAGATTTTTCCTTCCAATGGTGCATATATCCATAGCTAATTTCTAGCCTTGTGATGAGATCAACTTGATAATCAAATATTGCCGCAAGTTTTGAAATTATTAGGACCTAGGTATCACCCTAACTTTTATCACATCTCTCCTCTCTCATATACTAGGAGGCTTAACAGTCTACCACTGGTTCAAGATATTGCCAGTGTTGTTAGACAAACAAATATTGGCAGGTTGCAAATACACGGACACTGTTGTATCAATTGTCTTTGGATTGGATCCACAAATTAGGCCATTCGAATTTTAGTGAAATTCGGGCCACTTAAGAAAGGGGGCTGTGGGATTCACTTGCCCCGGACAAGTGGGCCTTGCATTCTAGGCCGTCCGGAACAAGTGCACCCTCGTAGTCCCCTCGTAAGTTATTcaaatttcaatgaaatttgGGCAGTCTAATTTTAGGGGTTCCTCATCGACTTTGTATTGTGTGGCACAAGACTTGCATTGGTTTATGTTTGAAGACGGCAGAGAgcgttgaaaaaaaaaatgataatgattAAGAAAAAACACTAGTGTCTGAAGGCAATGATGGTTTTATTAATTGTGATTTTACAGATTTTGTGGTAGAGTGAGTGAAGCATAACCAAAAGCAGTCAaagcttttttcaaaaaaaaaaaagcagtcaAAGctgcaactctctctctctctccccactCTTCTGACTTCTGAGTGAGCACTCTCCTAGCCCAGCCCAACCTGAGCTTCAGCTCCTACTAAACGGCAGGGGAGTCTTTGCCCCTCTGCCAGTTTAACAACGCGCCGTTGAACACATTAAAGGGGTTTTAAGATTTGGATCCTGCTGGCTGCTGTTAGtctaaaacaaaatagttttagtatttttggTATGATCGGCAAGTGAGTGAACAGAAAAGtggagaaataatttttgaatcagtaaaaaataatagatgtgatataaagtaaaaataatttatatagaaaagtgaaaaaattttgtattgtagtgaattttttatttatttgaatagtaataaaaaaaatattgatatgatataaaaagtgaaaataactAGAATATTTTGTGGttgattgtttttaaaaaatatggaagaaaaattaaatttttttgtgttactagccaaacaaggccttagagcactagcagcagttaCCTTATATTGATTCTCTTTcttatatttatgaaaaatttaatgaaaaacattaaaaaacttTACATAGCAGATGccttatatttagatgagggagttgagaatgaataataattttttatgtatatatatctaCTATTCTTttcctatgtattattttaatataaaaaaatatatatttaattgatatagaaaggagagaaaaagtaggaaatagagaaaaagaataaaataagagtaaaaaaataatatttaattgatataaggaaatGTAAGAGAATCTATaatgagatatttttttataaaaaaataaaaattaattttattccctaaatataaaaaaaaaataatgaaaacttGCTGCTAGTTC
Coding sequences within:
- the LOC133872072 gene encoding tRNA (cytosine(38)-C(5))-methyltransferase 2 isoform X1, with translation MAEGSHKQPQDEPCRVLEFYSGIGGMRYSLMKAGVNAKVVEAFDINDKANDVYEHNFGHRPHQGNIQSLTAANLDSYGAHAWLLSPPCQPYTRQGLQKHSGDARALSFLKILELIPHTSQPPSMLFVENVVGFETSDTHTEMIDILAKTNFVVQEFILSPLQFGIPYSRPRYFCLAKRKPSSFQNQLLNNRLLWSPSPLFGCDDNTVAIEHDQSQESWDKLLQSCEPVEKFLEFKNHSDQMVTESVFLGSTIVPIDAYGALEKSDNANTHNDNSLNQYLVPLSLIERWGNVMDIVYPDSKRCCCFTKSYYRYVKGTGSLLATVQPKKKGKSSSLKEQCLRFFTPREVANLHYFPEDFHFPQHISLRQRYALLGNSLSIAVVAPLLRYLFEEPPVQNMQIFPSNGAYIHS
- the LOC133872072 gene encoding tRNA (cytosine(38)-C(5))-methyltransferase 2 isoform X3 produces the protein MSTSTTLVTVPISYGAHAWLLSPPCQPYTRQGLQKHSGDARALSFLKILELIPHTSQPPSMLFVENVVGFETSDTHTEMIDILAKTNFVVQEFILSPLQFGIPYSRPRYFCLAKRKPSSFQNQLLNNRLLWSPSPLFGCDDNTVAIEHDQSQESWDKLLQSCEPVEKFLEFKNHSDQMVTESVFLGSTIVPIDAYGALEKSDNANTHNDNSLNQYLVPLSLIERWGNVMDIVYPDSKRCCCFTKSYYRYVKGTGSLLATVQPKKKGKSSSLKEQCLRFFTPREVANLHYFPEDFHFPQHISLRQRYALLGNSLSIAVVAPLLRYLFEEPPVQNMQIFPSNGAYIHS
- the LOC133872072 gene encoding tRNA (cytosine(38)-C(5))-methyltransferase 2 isoform X2 codes for the protein MAEGSHKQPQDEPCRVLEFYSGIGGMRYSLMKAGVNAKVVEAFDINDKANDVYEHNFGHRPHQSLTAANLDSYGAHAWLLSPPCQPYTRQGLQKHSGDARALSFLKILELIPHTSQPPSMLFVENVVGFETSDTHTEMIDILAKTNFVVQEFILSPLQFGIPYSRPRYFCLAKRKPSSFQNQLLNNRLLWSPSPLFGCDDNTVAIEHDQSQESWDKLLQSCEPVEKFLEFKNHSDQMVTESVFLGSTIVPIDAYGALEKSDNANTHNDNSLNQYLVPLSLIERWGNVMDIVYPDSKRCCCFTKSYYRYVKGTGSLLATVQPKKKGKSSSLKEQCLRFFTPREVANLHYFPEDFHFPQHISLRQRYALLGNSLSIAVVAPLLRYLFEEPPVQNMQIFPSNGAYIHS